In Xanthomonas sacchari, a genomic segment contains:
- the flhB gene encoding flagellar biosynthesis protein FlhB, whose protein sequence is MSESEEGAERTEQPTDKRLREAREQGNVPHSRELATAAVFSAGVFALMGLSTSLTAGAVAWLKQALRPDLSMRQHPEAMFGHFGDLLLNLLWVVLPLVGICLAASFAAPVLMGTLRFSGQALIPKFDRLNPMAGLSRMYGAETLAELLKSILRMGFVGGAAVLCLWGSVDFLRGLLLQPLEQAIGHGLGFTLRLLLYTAGALALLAAIDAPYQKWNYIRKLKMTREEVRREMKESDGSPEVKGRIRQMQMQMSQRRMMEAVPKADVVVVNPTHYAVALKYESGRMRAPTVVAKGVDEIAFRIREVGEQHRVAVISAPPLARALYREGQLGKEIPVRLYSAVAQVLSYVYQLRAWRSGPMPPLPPLEVDEFAPGSQP, encoded by the coding sequence ATGTCCGAGAGCGAAGAAGGCGCAGAGCGCACAGAACAGCCCACAGACAAACGCCTGCGCGAAGCCCGCGAACAGGGCAATGTCCCGCATTCGCGCGAGCTGGCGACGGCCGCGGTGTTCAGCGCCGGCGTCTTCGCCCTGATGGGCCTGTCCACCTCGCTGACCGCCGGCGCCGTGGCCTGGCTGAAGCAAGCGCTGCGCCCGGACCTGTCGATGCGCCAGCATCCGGAGGCCATGTTCGGCCATTTCGGCGACCTGCTGCTGAACCTGCTCTGGGTGGTGCTGCCGCTGGTCGGCATCTGCCTGGCGGCCAGCTTTGCCGCGCCGGTGCTGATGGGCACCCTGCGCTTCTCCGGCCAGGCGCTGATCCCCAAGTTCGACCGTCTCAATCCGATGGCCGGGCTGAGCAGGATGTACGGTGCCGAGACCCTGGCCGAACTGCTGAAGTCGATTCTGCGCATGGGCTTCGTCGGCGGCGCCGCGGTGCTGTGCCTGTGGGGGAGCGTCGACTTCCTGCGCGGCTTGCTGCTGCAGCCGCTGGAGCAGGCCATCGGCCACGGCCTGGGCTTCACCCTGCGGCTGCTGCTGTACACCGCCGGCGCGCTGGCGCTGCTGGCCGCGATCGACGCGCCCTATCAGAAGTGGAATTACATCCGCAAATTGAAGATGACCCGGGAGGAAGTGCGCCGGGAAATGAAGGAAAGCGACGGCAGCCCAGAGGTCAAGGGCCGCATCCGCCAGATGCAGATGCAGATGTCGCAGAGGCGGATGATGGAAGCGGTGCCCAAGGCCGACGTGGTGGTGGTCAACCCCACCCACTACGCGGTGGCGCTGAAGTACGAGAGCGGGCGCATGCGCGCGCCCACCGTGGTCGCCAAGGGCGTGGACGAGATCGCCTTCCGCATCCGCGAGGTCGGCGAGCAGCACCGGGTGGCGGTGATCTCGGCGCCGCCTTTGGCACGCGCCTTGTATAGGGAAGGCCAACTCGGCAAGGAAATTCCCGTGAGACTGTATTCGGCGGTGGCGCAGGTCCTCTCGTACGTCTACCAGCTGCGCGCCTGGCGCAGCGGGCCGATGCCGCCGTTGCCGCCGCTGGAGGTGGATGAATTCGCCCCGGGGAGCCAGCCATGA
- the flhA gene encoding flagellar biosynthesis protein FlhA: MNTRKVMDMIKHGLGAPVIVLLMLAMVVVPLAAPVLDALFTFNIAISLMVLLAVVYVKRPLEFSIFPIVLLMTTMLRLALNVASTRVILINGQDGHGAAGKVIEAFGEFVIGGNYAVGIVVFAILTIINFVVITKGAGRVSEVTARFILDAMPGKQMAIDADLNAGLLTREEAKARREEVREEADFYGSMDGASKFIRGDAIAGILILFINLIGGMAVGVLQHGMPFAQAASTYTLLSIGDGLVAQLPALLVSSAVAMLVTRASRSQDMGASMMGQVFGQHKALAVAAAIMGLVGLIPGMPNVAFLTLALILGLLAWKMWKRSLQPPPAAAEAAPQAAAAAQANAELGWDELRPIDPLGLEVGYRLIPLVDKAQGGELMARIKGVRRKLTQDIGFLVPPVHIRDNLELPANAYRLLVHGVPVATADIHPDRELALDPGGALGKIDGIPGKDPAFGLDAIWIQPHLRAQAETMGYTVVDPATVIATHLSHLIREHAPELLGHEEVQQLLATLAKSAPKLVEDLTPKALPLSVVVRVLQNLLIEKIPVRQLRKIVEALVEHAPQSQEPGALTAAVRNALGRFIVQEIAGMAPELPVFTLAPQLERVLQDSTQGNGAALEPGLAERLHQSLADCVSKQEARNEPAVVLVPAQVRAALARLVRHSVPALSVLSYSEVPEDKRLKLVGTIS, encoded by the coding sequence ATGAACACGCGCAAAGTGATGGACATGATCAAGCACGGGCTGGGCGCCCCGGTGATCGTGCTGCTGATGCTGGCGATGGTGGTGGTGCCGCTGGCCGCCCCGGTGCTGGACGCCCTGTTCACCTTCAACATCGCCATCTCGCTGATGGTGCTGCTGGCGGTGGTGTACGTGAAGCGGCCGCTGGAGTTCAGCATCTTCCCGATCGTGCTGCTGATGACCACGATGCTGCGCCTGGCGCTGAACGTGGCCTCCACCCGCGTGATCCTGATCAACGGCCAGGACGGCCACGGCGCCGCCGGCAAGGTCATCGAGGCCTTCGGCGAATTCGTGATCGGCGGCAACTACGCGGTCGGCATCGTCGTGTTCGCGATCCTGACCATCATCAACTTCGTGGTCATCACCAAGGGCGCCGGGCGCGTGTCGGAAGTGACCGCGCGCTTCATCCTCGACGCCATGCCCGGCAAGCAGATGGCGATCGACGCCGACCTCAACGCCGGCCTGCTGACCCGCGAGGAAGCCAAGGCCCGCCGCGAGGAAGTGCGCGAGGAAGCGGACTTCTACGGCTCGATGGACGGCGCCAGCAAGTTCATCCGCGGCGACGCCATCGCCGGCATCCTGATCCTGTTCATCAACCTGATCGGCGGCATGGCGGTCGGCGTGCTGCAACACGGCATGCCGTTCGCCCAGGCAGCCTCCACCTACACCCTGCTGTCGATCGGCGACGGCCTGGTCGCGCAGTTGCCGGCGCTGCTGGTGTCCTCGGCGGTGGCGATGCTGGTCACCCGCGCCTCGCGCTCGCAGGACATGGGCGCCTCGATGATGGGCCAAGTGTTCGGCCAGCATAAGGCGCTGGCGGTGGCCGCGGCGATCATGGGCCTGGTCGGCCTGATCCCGGGCATGCCCAACGTCGCTTTCTTGACGCTGGCGCTGATCCTGGGCCTGCTGGCCTGGAAGATGTGGAAGCGTAGCCTGCAGCCGCCGCCGGCCGCCGCCGAAGCGGCGCCACAGGCCGCGGCCGCGGCCCAGGCCAATGCCGAACTGGGCTGGGACGAACTGCGCCCGATCGACCCGCTGGGCCTGGAAGTCGGCTACCGGCTGATCCCGCTGGTGGACAAGGCCCAGGGCGGCGAGCTGATGGCGCGGATCAAGGGCGTGCGCCGCAAGCTGACCCAGGACATCGGCTTCCTGGTGCCGCCGGTGCATATCCGCGACAACCTGGAACTGCCGGCCAACGCCTACCGCCTGCTGGTGCACGGGGTTCCCGTGGCCACCGCCGACATCCATCCGGACCGCGAACTGGCGCTGGACCCGGGCGGCGCCCTCGGCAAGATCGACGGCATTCCCGGCAAGGACCCGGCATTCGGCCTGGACGCGATCTGGATCCAGCCGCACCTGCGCGCCCAGGCCGAGACCATGGGCTACACCGTGGTCGACCCGGCCACGGTGATCGCCACCCACCTCTCGCACCTGATCCGCGAGCACGCCCCGGAACTGCTCGGCCACGAGGAAGTGCAGCAGCTGCTGGCCACCCTGGCCAAGAGCGCGCCCAAGCTGGTCGAGGACCTCACCCCCAAGGCGCTGCCGCTGTCGGTGGTGGTACGCGTGCTGCAGAACCTGCTGATCGAGAAGATCCCGGTGCGGCAGTTGCGCAAGATCGTCGAAGCCCTGGTCGAACACGCCCCGCAGAGTCAGGAACCCGGCGCGCTCACCGCCGCGGTGCGCAACGCCCTGGGCCGTTTCATCGTCCAGGAGATCGCCGGCATGGCCCCGGAACTGCCGGTGTTCACCCTGGCCCCGCAATTGGAACGTGTCTTGCAAGACTCCACCCAGGGCAACGGCGCGGCGCTGGAACCCGGACTGGCCGAACGCTTGCACCAAAGTCTGGCGGACTGCGTGAGCAAGCAGGAAGCGCGCAACGAACCGGCCGTGGTGCTGGTGCCGGCGCAGGTCCGCGCCGCCCTCGCCCGCCTGGTCCGCCACAGCGTCCCCGCGCTGTCGGTCCTGTCCTACAGCGAAGTGCCGGAAGACAAGCGGCTGAAGCTGGTGGGCACGATCAGTTGA
- the flhF gene encoding flagellar biosynthesis protein FlhF: MKIKRFVAPDMRTAFRMVRDEHGPDAVILSNRRTDEGIEIVAASNYDEALVQRALDAVRPDEAPRAAAAAQAPAAAAPRAARGDSAAASPAMAMMAAISERRGNAAPAAAARPLTQPAALAASAMPGAAAPAAAARQPAPAKAAAAAAAVAPAPARAEFSIPEDVFRNAPISVPLPSPFAATPAPAAEAAPAWRDDVAAVALTPVSAPAAPIAPIAPIAPAPAAAGIPAAAALAAVPTFPAPQNDEQLTQLRDELALMRQMIEREMNRLTDERLRGSPVRAQALELMDDYGFDSGIIRDVVMQIPADLELHRGRGLMLGLLSKRLPIAALDPLEEGGVIALIGPTGAGKTTTIAKLASRFLERHAARDVALVTTDTIRVGGREQLHSYGRQLGIAVHEADSDAALQLLLERLADYKLVLIDTAGMGQRDRALAAQLHWLRASRVVRSLLVLPANAHFSDLDEVVRRFAGADPQGVILTKLDETGRFGSALSVVVDHRLPITWVTDGQRVPDDLHRANAASLVLRLEDLRRAADKPCTPEQTHAVA; the protein is encoded by the coding sequence ATGAAGATCAAACGCTTTGTCGCCCCCGACATGCGCACCGCCTTCCGGATGGTGCGCGACGAGCACGGGCCGGATGCGGTGATCCTGTCCAACCGGCGCACCGACGAGGGCATCGAGATCGTCGCCGCCAGCAACTACGACGAAGCCCTGGTGCAGCGGGCGCTGGATGCGGTGCGCCCGGACGAGGCGCCGCGCGCCGCCGCGGCGGCGCAGGCCCCGGCCGCGGCCGCCCCGCGTGCCGCACGCGGCGACAGCGCCGCGGCCAGCCCGGCGATGGCGATGATGGCCGCGATCAGCGAACGCCGCGGCAATGCCGCGCCCGCCGCCGCCGCACGGCCGCTGACCCAGCCGGCGGCGCTCGCCGCCTCGGCCATGCCGGGCGCGGCCGCCCCGGCCGCCGCCGCGCGCCAGCCCGCGCCGGCCAAGGCTGCGGCTGCAGCTGCGGCGGTGGCGCCAGCGCCGGCCCGTGCCGAGTTCAGCATTCCCGAGGACGTGTTCCGCAACGCCCCGATCAGCGTGCCCCTGCCCAGCCCGTTCGCCGCCACCCCGGCGCCGGCCGCCGAGGCCGCGCCGGCCTGGCGCGACGACGTCGCCGCGGTGGCGCTGACCCCGGTAAGCGCCCCGGCCGCGCCGATCGCGCCGATCGCGCCGATCGCGCCGGCGCCGGCCGCTGCCGGAATCCCGGCGGCCGCGGCACTGGCGGCGGTGCCGACCTTCCCCGCCCCGCAGAACGACGAACAATTGACGCAGCTGCGCGACGAACTGGCGCTGATGCGGCAGATGATCGAGCGCGAGATGAACCGCCTCACCGACGAGCGCCTGCGCGGCTCGCCGGTCCGCGCCCAGGCGCTGGAGCTGATGGACGACTACGGCTTCGACAGCGGCATCATCCGCGACGTGGTCATGCAGATCCCCGCCGACCTGGAGCTGCACCGCGGCCGCGGACTGATGCTGGGCCTGCTGTCCAAGCGCCTGCCGATCGCCGCGCTGGACCCGCTTGAGGAAGGCGGCGTGATCGCCCTGATCGGCCCGACCGGCGCCGGCAAGACCACTACCATCGCCAAGCTGGCCTCGCGCTTCCTGGAGCGCCATGCCGCCCGCGACGTGGCCCTGGTCACCACCGACACCATCCGCGTCGGCGGCCGCGAACAGTTGCACAGCTACGGCCGCCAGCTCGGCATCGCCGTGCACGAGGCCGACAGCGACGCCGCGCTGCAGCTGCTGCTGGAGCGCCTGGCCGACTACAAGCTGGTCCTGATCGACACCGCCGGCATGGGCCAGCGCGACCGCGCCCTGGCCGCGCAGCTGCACTGGCTGCGCGCCTCGCGGGTGGTCCGGTCCTTGCTGGTCCTCCCCGCCAACGCCCATTTCTCCGACCTGGACGAGGTGGTGCGCCGGTTCGCCGGCGCCGACCCGCAGGGGGTCATCCTGACCAAGCTGGACGAGACCGGGCGGTTCGGCAGTGCCTTGTCGGTGGTCGTCGACCACCGCCTCCCCATCACCTGGGTGACCGATGGACAGCGTGTGCCGGACGACCTGCACCGCGCCAACGCCGCCAGCCTGGTATTGCGCCTTGAAGATTTGCGGCGCGCTGCCGATAAGCCCTGTACTCCGGAGCAGACCCATGCCGTCGCGTGA
- a CDS encoding MinD/ParA family ATP-binding protein → MPSRDYVNLTNAFPLSATRNEPLGPVRTIAVTGGKGGVGKTNISVNLSMALADMGKRTLLLDADLGLANVDVLLGLTPKFTVADLVAGRCTLEEVLIDLPNGLMVVPAASGRRYMAELPPAQHVGLVNVFSELQRELDVMIVDTAAGITDSVLTFCQAAQDAVVVVCDEPASITDAYALIKVLSRERGVDRVQIVANMVRDLNEGRMLYDKLSRVCEKFLGDVSLNYLGCVPQDDWLRLSVQRQQPVVKAYPSSPSAQAIAEIARRTARWQAPTAPRGNVEFFVERIIQRGVAA, encoded by the coding sequence ATGCCGTCGCGTGACTACGTCAATCTGACCAATGCCTTTCCCCTGTCGGCGACGCGCAACGAACCGCTGGGTCCGGTGCGGACCATCGCCGTGACCGGCGGCAAGGGCGGCGTGGGCAAGACCAACATCTCGGTCAACCTGTCCATGGCGCTGGCCGACATGGGCAAGCGCACCCTGCTGCTGGACGCCGACCTCGGCCTGGCCAACGTCGACGTGCTGCTGGGGCTGACCCCCAAGTTCACCGTGGCCGACCTGGTCGCCGGGCGCTGCACCCTGGAAGAGGTGCTGATCGACCTGCCCAACGGGCTGATGGTGGTGCCCGCCGCCTCCGGCCGCCGCTACATGGCCGAGCTGCCGCCGGCCCAGCACGTGGGCCTGGTCAACGTGTTCTCCGAGCTGCAGCGCGAGCTGGACGTGATGATCGTCGACACCGCCGCCGGCATCACCGACAGCGTGCTGACCTTCTGCCAGGCCGCGCAGGACGCGGTGGTGGTGGTCTGCGACGAGCCGGCCTCGATCACCGACGCCTACGCCCTGATCAAGGTCCTCTCGCGCGAGCGCGGCGTGGACCGGGTACAGATCGTCGCCAACATGGTCCGCGACCTCAACGAAGGCCGCATGCTGTACGACAAGCTCAGCCGGGTCTGCGAGAAATTCCTCGGCGACGTGTCGCTGAACTACCTGGGCTGCGTGCCGCAGGACGACTGGCTGCGCCTGTCGGTGCAGCGCCAGCAGCCGGTGGTCAAGGCCTACCCGTCCAGCCCGTCGGCGCAGGCGATCGCCGAGATCGCCCGGCGCACCGCGCGATGGCAGGCGCCGACCGCCCCGCGCGGCAACGTCGAGTTCTTCGTCGAACGCATCATCCAGCGCGGGGTGGCCGCATGA
- a CDS encoding RNA polymerase sigma factor FliA encodes MNAAAHYRAVQRNSANDYIAQHSDLVRRIAHHLAARLPASVEIDDLIQAGMIGLIEASRSYDAEQGASFETYASIRIRGAMIDEIRRGDWVPRSVHRRARDAASAIRKIEQSTGRAAAANEVAAAMDMPLPEYLRLMEDAARGQVLSLESRIEDHGELDTIAKGGPNPQQMLERSEFGRELGKAIAQLPEREQLVLSLYYEQELNLKEIGAVLGVSESRVCQIHGQATVRLRGRLKAFEVADAGLEDEE; translated from the coding sequence ATGAACGCCGCCGCCCACTACCGCGCCGTCCAGCGCAACAGCGCCAACGACTACATCGCTCAGCACTCGGACCTGGTCCGGCGCATCGCCCACCACCTGGCGGCGCGGCTGCCGGCCAGCGTCGAGATCGACGACCTGATCCAGGCCGGCATGATCGGCCTGATCGAGGCCTCGCGCAGCTACGACGCCGAACAGGGCGCCTCGTTCGAGACCTACGCCTCGATCCGCATCCGCGGCGCCATGATCGACGAGATCCGCCGCGGCGACTGGGTGCCGCGCTCGGTGCACCGCCGCGCCCGCGACGCCGCCTCGGCGATCCGCAAGATCGAACAGAGCACCGGCCGCGCCGCCGCCGCCAACGAAGTGGCCGCGGCGATGGACATGCCGCTTCCCGAATACCTGCGTTTGATGGAAGATGCCGCCCGCGGCCAGGTGCTGAGCCTGGAGTCGCGCATCGAGGACCATGGCGAACTGGATACCATCGCCAAGGGCGGACCCAATCCGCAGCAGATGCTCGAGCGCAGCGAATTCGGCCGCGAGCTGGGCAAGGCCATCGCGCAGTTGCCCGAACGCGAGCAGTTGGTGCTGTCGCTGTACTACGAGCAGGAATTGAACCTCAAGGAAATCGGCGCGGTGCTCGGGGTCAGCGAGTCGCGCGTGTGTCAGATCCATGGCCAGGCCACGGTACGGTTGCGCGGACGCCTGAAGGCGTTCGAGGTCGCCGATGCCGGTCTGGAAGACGAAGAATAG
- the cheY gene encoding chemotaxis response regulator CheY, protein MNKNMRILIVDDFSTMRRIVKNLLGDLGFTNTAEAEDGNSALVALRSAPFEFVVTDWNMPGMTGIDLLRNIRADDKLKHLPVLMVTAEAKREQIIEAAQCGVNGYIIKPFTAQTLQEKLGKIFERLGATA, encoded by the coding sequence GTGAACAAGAACATGCGGATTTTGATCGTGGACGATTTCTCGACGATGCGACGCATCGTCAAGAATCTGCTCGGCGATCTGGGCTTCACCAACACCGCCGAGGCCGAAGACGGCAACAGCGCCCTGGTCGCGCTGCGCTCGGCGCCGTTCGAGTTCGTGGTCACCGACTGGAACATGCCGGGCATGACCGGCATCGACCTGCTGCGCAACATCCGCGCCGACGACAAGCTCAAGCACCTGCCGGTGCTGATGGTCACCGCCGAGGCCAAGCGCGAGCAGATCATCGAGGCCGCCCAGTGCGGCGTGAACGGCTACATCATCAAGCCGTTCACCGCGCAGACGCTGCAGGAGAAGTTGGGCAAGATCTTCGAACGCCTGGGAGCGACCGCCTAA
- a CDS encoding protein phosphatase CheZ, with translation MEATAERTALIERLQGALDALENGDEAGWRREIDTLAAWRTRPMMQGLSRLARDLGQALGELPVVPSEAGELDDACSRLDHVVEMTEQASHRTLDLAEECRALADQLAAGGLSGDQGEILDKIRHNLTEMALAQSFQDLTGQIIRRVAGIVRRVHEGFGALGLPPKEERKADGTLAGPVLPGLDRHGVSQHDADDLLSGLGL, from the coding sequence ATGGAAGCTACCGCCGAACGCACCGCCCTGATCGAACGCCTGCAAGGCGCGCTCGACGCGCTGGAAAACGGCGACGAGGCCGGCTGGCGCAGGGAGATCGACACCCTCGCCGCCTGGCGCACACGGCCGATGATGCAGGGCCTGAGCCGGCTTGCGCGCGATCTGGGGCAGGCGCTCGGCGAACTGCCGGTGGTGCCCAGCGAGGCCGGCGAACTGGACGATGCCTGCTCGCGCCTGGACCACGTGGTGGAGATGACCGAACAGGCCAGCCACCGCACCCTGGACCTGGCCGAGGAATGCCGTGCGCTGGCCGACCAGCTGGCCGCCGGCGGCCTCAGCGGCGACCAGGGCGAGATCCTCGACAAGATCCGCCACAACCTCACCGAAATGGCCCTGGCGCAGAGCTTCCAGGACCTGACCGGGCAGATCATCCGCCGCGTCGCCGGTATCGTGCGCCGCGTGCACGAGGGCTTCGGCGCGCTGGGTCTGCCGCCGAAGGAAGAACGCAAGGCCGACGGCACCCTGGCCGGCCCGGTCCTGCCCGGCCTGGATCGCCACGGCGTGTCGCAGCACGACGCCGACGACCTGCTGTCCGGACTGGGACTCTAG
- a CDS encoding chemotaxis protein CheA, whose amino-acid sequence MSAVPDDIAADFIIEAQEILDRLGEQLVSLEQAPEDSGQLNAVFRGFHTLKGGAGFLAITAMVELCHAAEETLGMARAGQATLQAQHFDAAQQSLDYLQSMLDAFGNGQEPPRAPAELIAQFDAHGTAAPAPAKSAAPAPAAAPAAAAAGDADLISDDEFEALLDQLHGDAPPAATPQALQPAPRAPSAAPKAAAAPAKAAEPEQTVRVDTKRLDAIVNLIGELVLSRNRLKTLRVRLRDEELDRAVSSLDIATARLQSAVMRTRMQPVGKVFSRFPKVARDVARSLNKEVELELVGADTELDRNLVEALADPLVHLVRNAIDHGIEAPALREATGKPRGGHVRLSAQQEGDYVSIEVQDDGAGIDPERLRAKAREKGLIDPEAAARLSTEECLHLVFLPGFSTKSEVTDISGRGVGMDVVQSRIRELSGQIQIQSELGRGSRFLIRVPLTLAILPTLLVQAGDTVYALPLARVVEVLHAPRRSLGWFDGRAVLDRQSHTLPLVDLRQWLNIDAPQLPLLTVVVLQAGESRMGLVVDQVRGREEVVIKPLPRSLRGLPGYAGATLIGDGRLALILDVDGLKA is encoded by the coding sequence ATGAGCGCCGTCCCCGACGACATCGCTGCCGACTTCATCATCGAGGCCCAGGAGATCCTGGACCGGCTCGGCGAGCAGTTGGTGTCGCTGGAGCAGGCGCCCGAGGACAGCGGCCAGCTCAACGCCGTGTTCCGCGGCTTCCACACGCTCAAGGGCGGCGCCGGCTTCCTGGCGATCACCGCCATGGTCGAGCTGTGCCACGCCGCGGAGGAAACCCTGGGCATGGCCCGTGCCGGCCAGGCCACCCTGCAGGCGCAGCACTTCGACGCCGCGCAGCAGTCGCTGGACTACCTGCAGTCGATGCTCGACGCGTTCGGCAACGGCCAGGAGCCGCCGCGCGCGCCGGCGGAACTGATCGCGCAGTTCGACGCGCACGGCACCGCCGCGCCGGCCCCGGCCAAGAGCGCCGCGCCGGCGCCGGCAGCAGCCCCGGCCGCCGCCGCCGCGGGCGATGCGGACCTGATCAGCGACGACGAATTCGAGGCGCTGCTGGACCAGTTGCACGGCGATGCGCCGCCGGCGGCCACGCCGCAGGCGCTGCAGCCGGCGCCACGCGCGCCCAGCGCCGCGCCCAAGGCCGCGGCCGCCCCGGCCAAGGCCGCCGAGCCCGAACAGACCGTGCGCGTGGACACCAAGCGCCTGGACGCGATCGTCAACCTGATCGGCGAACTGGTGCTCTCGCGCAACCGCCTCAAGACCCTGCGCGTGCGCCTGCGCGACGAGGAACTCGACCGCGCGGTCAGCAGCCTGGACATCGCCACCGCGCGCCTGCAGTCGGCGGTCATGCGCACGCGCATGCAGCCGGTCGGCAAGGTGTTCTCGCGCTTCCCCAAGGTGGCGCGCGACGTCGCCCGCTCGCTCAACAAGGAAGTGGAACTGGAACTGGTCGGCGCCGACACCGAACTGGACCGCAACCTGGTCGAAGCGCTGGCCGATCCGCTGGTGCACCTGGTGCGCAACGCGATCGACCACGGCATCGAGGCCCCGGCGCTGCGCGAGGCCACCGGCAAGCCGCGCGGCGGCCACGTGCGCCTGTCGGCGCAGCAGGAAGGCGACTACGTCAGCATCGAAGTGCAGGACGACGGCGCCGGCATCGACCCGGAACGGCTGCGCGCCAAGGCGCGCGAGAAGGGCCTGATCGACCCCGAGGCCGCCGCCCGCCTGAGCACCGAGGAATGCCTGCACCTGGTGTTCCTGCCCGGCTTCTCGACCAAATCCGAAGTCACCGACATCTCCGGCCGCGGCGTCGGCATGGACGTGGTGCAGTCGCGCATCCGCGAACTCAGCGGGCAGATCCAGATCCAGTCGGAGCTGGGCCGCGGCAGCCGCTTCCTGATCCGCGTGCCGCTGACCCTGGCGATCCTGCCGACCCTGCTGGTACAGGCCGGCGACACCGTCTATGCGCTGCCGCTGGCGCGCGTGGTGGAAGTGCTGCATGCGCCGCGCCGCTCGCTGGGCTGGTTCGACGGCCGCGCCGTGCTCGACCGGCAGTCGCACACCCTGCCGTTGGTGGACCTGCGCCAGTGGCTCAACATCGACGCCCCGCAACTGCCGCTGCTCACCGTGGTGGTGCTGCAGGCCGGCGAATCGCGCATGGGCCTGGTCGTGGACCAGGTCCGCGGCCGCGAGGAAGTGGTGATCAAGCCGCTGCCGCGCTCGCTGCGCGGCCTGCCCGGCTATGCCGGCGCCACCCTGATCGGCGATGGCCGTCTGGCGTTGATTTTGGATGTGGATGGCTTGAAGGCCTGA
- a CDS encoding flagellar motor protein has protein sequence MDKLSLIGLLLAILSLIGGSILKGAGMSALWSPAAFVIVIVGTVAAILVHTPPAVFRRAFQIAKWILWPPPSDRQALLKQIVEWSNIARRQGLLGLENQVPQQQDPFVRKGLQMLVDGVEPEAIRHMLEIDLEGQEHCDLAAAKVFEGMGIYAPTLGIIGAVLGLIAVMKNLADPSKLGHGIAAAFTATIYGIASANLLFLPMAAKLKSVIKRGCGEREMVIEGLIAIAQGENPRNIESKLAGFLH, from the coding sequence ATGGACAAGCTCAGTCTCATTGGCCTGCTGTTGGCGATTCTGTCGCTGATCGGCGGCAGCATCCTCAAGGGCGCCGGCATGTCGGCGCTGTGGTCGCCGGCTGCGTTCGTGATCGTGATCGTCGGCACCGTGGCCGCGATCCTGGTGCATACCCCGCCGGCGGTGTTCCGCCGTGCGTTCCAGATCGCCAAGTGGATCCTGTGGCCGCCGCCGAGCGATCGCCAGGCACTGCTCAAGCAGATCGTGGAATGGAGCAATATCGCCCGCCGCCAGGGCCTGCTCGGCCTGGAGAACCAGGTGCCGCAGCAGCAGGATCCGTTCGTGCGCAAGGGCCTGCAGATGCTGGTGGACGGCGTGGAACCGGAGGCCATCCGGCACATGCTGGAGATCGACCTGGAAGGCCAGGAACATTGCGACCTGGCCGCGGCCAAAGTGTTCGAGGGCATGGGCATCTATGCGCCCACCCTTGGCATCATCGGCGCGGTGCTGGGCCTGATCGCGGTGATGAAGAACCTGGCCGACCCGAGCAAGCTCGGCCACGGCATCGCCGCCGCCTTCACCGCCACCATCTACGGCATCGCCTCGGCCAACCTGCTGTTCCTGCCGATGGCCGCCAAGCTCAAGAGCGTGATCAAGCGCGGCTGCGGCGAGCGCGAAATGGTCATCGAAGGGTTGATCGCCATTGCCCAGGGCGAGAACCCGCGCAACATCGAATCGAAACTGGCCGGATTCTTGCATTGA